The Prochlorococcus marinus str. MIT 9301 genome segment AATTTCCAGAACCTGAATAAGTGTCTTTCTATTCTCTCTTTTGCGAGCTCAGTTGTGGTTCCAGCTCTTAGAATAAAACTCCAATCAGAAGACTCAGAAAGAAGTAGTTCTCTAGCAGCTTGATTGAAGAGTCTTAGAGATAAATCATTATTAAAATTTTCCAAGCACAAATCTACAAATGTTGAGCCTGCTTTTGTAATTTCTGGAACGATCCATGCATTTGCATCATTAATCCAGTAATTATGGTAACCCCCTTGCCCCCAGCTTGATGGCGATGGATCGCAAATCTGAAGATTTGGTTTTTGAATTAAGAATTCTTTTAAATTTGTAAGCTTAATTGAATATTTATTAGAGTTCTTAAGTATATTTTCAATAAAAAAAGGTCCCTCATACCACCAATGACCAAATAACTCTGCATCAAATGGAGCCACCAATAAAGGCTTAAAGGAAGAGGATAAAGTCAATTTTTCTAGCTGTTTGGATCTCGCGAGAAGATAGGCGTCAGCATGTTCTGCCGCTTTATTTTTGGCTTCATTTTCAAGGTAAAACTCTTTTTCCCCTAAAGATATATTTTCATCTGTAATCTTATGAAACTTTAAACCCAAAGGTCTTTTTGTCGAAATACCCTTCTTCTGGAGCTTTGAGAGAGGTAATTCCCACCCCAGATCTTTATGAAATTCCCTATAAACTTTGTCGCCCGGAAATCCTTCCTTAGCAGACCAAACGGGCAATGTTGACTCACTATCTCTCCCAAAAAATGCCACTCCTTTTTTCGAGCATATTGGGGCATACACACCATATCTAGGTCTTGGTGTCGAGTTTAGAATCCCGTGTCCATCTAAGATCGTATATCTAATTCCAGAATTAAATAGTATTTCATCTAAACCCTCATAATATGCGCATTCAGGTAACCAAATACCTAGAGGCTTTGTTTCAAAAATATTTTCATGGCTCCTAATAGCCGTATTAATTTGTCCTTTGATAGTTTCAGGATTCTCCCTTAGAATTGGTAAATATCCATGAGTGGCAGCACAAGTGAGAATATCCAAATTTCCAGAGTTATTTAATACCTTAAACTTCTCAATTAAATTTCCAGAGCAATTTTCCCAATATAGGTATTTATCATTAAGATTTTTAATTAAAAATGCAGAGGCATTTTTTTCTTTTAGCGGCAGTTCGTTTAAGAAATCATTCCTTGTTTTAATCCAGCTTGGGAAAGTTTCTTGAATTTGTATATTATTTAAGAGTGATAATAATGTTGGAGACAAACTAATAGTAAGCTTTGTATTTTCAGGATTTTCTTTTTTGGAAGATTCTATTGATTGAAGTAGCGGTATATAACATTCCAGAATCGCCTGAAATAACCAATCCTCTTCTAAGGAGTTTATTTCATTTTTTCTGACATAAGGTAGATGAGCATGTAAAACTATCGCTAACTGACCTAAAACATTTTTTGGGGGGTATCGCCCATTCATACTTTTTATAATTTATGTCAGAAAATTCTATAAAAAATCAAAATTAAAATTTTATAAAAGGAAGCTTTGATCATAAAAGAATACTTTAATAATTTAAATATTTCATTTTTTTCTTTAGAATTTTAACCAATATTATTTAAGTTATAAATTTGCAGCAAATTTTTTTAAATTAAATCTAGTCAATTTTTTTTAATTAGCTTAATATAAGGCTAGTATCATTCATCTTATGTCAAAAAATCCTGGAAGAATTTTGATATTTGATACAACTCTTCGAGATGGAGAGCAATCTCCTGGTGCAAGTTTAAATCTTGAAGAAAAACTTGCCATAGCTCATCAATTAGCAAGATTAGGGGTAGATGTTATTGAAGCTGGATTCCCTTTCGCAAGTCCAGGAGATTTTAAAGCTGTTAATAAAATTGCCAGTGCCGTTGGGAAAGAGCATGGGCCTACAATATGTGGTTTAGCTAGAGCGTCTAAAGGAGATATAAAAGCATGTTACGAAGCAGTAAGTCCAGCTCCCAAGAAAAGAATACATACTTTTATTGCTACAAGTGATATTCATCTTAAACATAAACTTAAAAAATCCAGAAAAGATGTTCTTCAAATAGTCCCAGAAATGGTTAATTATGCCAAATCATTGGTTGATGATATTGAGTTTTCTTGTGAAGATGCCTCAAGGAGTGATCCTGATTTTTTATACGAAGTGATTCAACTAGCAATTTCTGCAGGAGCGACAACAATCAATATCCCCGATACTGTTGGATTTACAACTCCAAGTGAATTTGGCAACCTAATTGCCGATATAAATAAAAATGTTCCAAATATTGATGAGGCAGTAATCTCGGTTCATGGTCATAATGATCTGGGTTTAGCAGTAGCCAATTTTCTTGAAGCTGTAAAAAATGGTGCAAGGCAACTAGAGTGTACTATAAATGGAATTGGTGAAAGAGCCGGGAATGCCTCTTTAGAAGAATTGGTCATGGCTCTACATGTTAGGAAAAGTTTTTTTAATAGTTTTTTCAAAAGAAATCCAGATTCACCAACTCCTCTTACAGCTATAAGAACAGAAGAAATAACAAAAACCTCAAGACTTGTTTCCAACCTAACTGGAATGACTGTACAACCTAATAAAGCAATTGTGGGAGCTAACGCTTTTGCACATGAGTCAGGCATTCATCAGGATGGTGTTTTAAAAAATAGACTAACTTACGAAATTATCGATGCAAAAACTGTTGGTTTGAGTGACAACAAAATATCTTTGGGGAAACTTAGTGGAAGAAGTGCAGTTAGAGCAAGATTAGAAGAAATGGGATATGATTTGAGTCGAGAAGATTTAAATGATGCTTTTGCCCGTTTTAAGGATTTAGCAGACAGGAAAAGAGAAATTACTGATAGAGACTTAGAAGCAATTGTTAGTGAACAAGTTCAACTCCCAGAAGCTAAATTTCAATTAAGTCTTGTACAAGTAAGTTGCGGTAACGCATCTAAACCTACTGCCACCATTTCGCTTTTAAATACAGAAGATAATACTGAGGATACGGCTGTATCAATAGGGACAGGACCCGTTGACGCTGTATGCGAGGCTTTAAATAAATTAGCTAAAGTTCCTAATGAATTAATTGAATTTTCTGTTAAGTCAGTAACAGAAGGAATTGATGCTTTGGGCGAAGTGACAATAAGAATAAGAAGGGATAATAAAATATATTCTGGTCATTCTGCTGATACGGATGTTGTTGTTGCTGCAGCGAATGCTTACATTAATGCCTTAAATAGGCTTGTATTTTCTGAGAAAAAAAATTCAATTCATCCACAATTTGATAATTTAGAAAATTCTAATAATACATATATATCTAATCCTGCAAATTAAATTATTTCTTAGGATTATTAAGTGTCATTAAAAAATAGTCTCTTAATACTGTAGATTAAATTTATAGTTAAAGCAGCAAATAATGAGAGAAAGGTTACTTGGATATTGGGCGCTTTCGTGGGTTGGTTTAATCAGCAACATAATTGCACTTCCAATAATCGCATTAATAATTAGTTATGGGCCTCCACTAAAAGTTGCAAATATAACTCTTGCCATAAGTCTTGGATGGCCTGCTGCTATTGTTGGAATAGTTTCTTCAGCGGCTCTTTTAGCTGAGAGAAAATGGGGAGTAACTTTAACTCTAGTTTCTCTATCAATGGTAATTTCTGGTATGGGTCCTTATTCAGTTGTAAGACTTATAACTCTTCAAGACATTTTTGGAATTGGTGGGTTTACTCTTTTAACAACATTATTAAGTACGTTAGCTCTTCTATATTGGTGCAATCCAAAACATCGTAGAAGTATTAGGCTTTAAATTTAAATTAAGAAAAAGTATTATTCTTGCTAGTTGGATATTGAATTCTTCTATGTCTAATTCTTTTCCACACATTCAAGAACGACCTTTTTATTAAAAAAATTTCTCCCTTCGATAAATTACTATTATCTAATTGGCCATCTATTTGACGTGAGAAGATAATTTTAGATATTGTTTCCAAAGCTTCTTTATCAGATGCATTAATATTCATAGCTCTTAGTGCTGCTTCACATCCATCTGCAAGCATTAAAATAGCCGTTTCTTTTGACTGTGGAATAGGGCCTTTATATCTAAAATAATTTTCATTAATGACTAGATTTTTTTCTTTAGCTTTTTGAAAAAAATATCCCATTTTTAGAGTGCCTTGATGTTCTGGAATAAAATTAGCAATCAGTTTAGGCAATCTATTTTTCCTTGCATACTTCAATCCTTCATCAACATGTGCCTGTAATACTTCTGCACTTTTAATAGGATCGTCTATTTCATCATGAGGATTCTTTGAACCATCTTGATTTTCAATAAACCAACTTGGTGCATGCAATTTGCCAACATCATGATAAAGCGCACCAGTTTTAATTAGATCAATATCACCACCAATCATTCTTGTTGCTTCCTCTGCTAAACCACATATAAGTAAGGTGTGTTCAAAAGTACCGGGGGCTTCAAGAGATAATCTTCTAATGAGAGGTTTCTCTTTATCAGCCAATTCGAGTAATCTTGCTTTAGTTAACAATCCAAAAATCGATTCAAAAATAGGTATAAATAAAATGGTAAAAAGCATTACTATTGCTAACAAAAGAGAATCTGAAAATATATTGTCGTTAGCAAAAACAAATTCTTGTTTTTCAATAAAAGAAATTTTATCTTTACCTATAAATATCCATTGACTAAACAAAGCGCCAATAGGAACAAAAATTGATAGTTGAAGTAACTGAGCTCTACTTCTTATTCTCCCTCCAAGAAGAGATACTACTGAAGCGCAAACTAATAAAATAAAAAATAAATTGTTGTTGAAAGAAACTTCTGGTTCAGGCCAACTAATGCTTGCTATTGATACCCAAACTAAAGCCGTTATGCTTCCCATTCCTTGAGATATTATTAACGCTGGTGGAATAATTAAAGATAATGGACTTATGGTTGCAGCCAAGGCTAATTTCGAAACCTGCACTGCCAAAAGAAGAGTTACGATTAAGATGATTTGTCTTGAGGAAAGTGTAGGATTTTCTTTTTTTGATACTAAGATCAAAATCCAGGAACCAACAAATGCTTCAGTAAAGGTCAAAATCCAGGAAAATATATTTGAAATATTTAAAGGGGAAGTAAGAAGTAACTTATAAGAAGAAGTTATTGAAATTAAAATGCATATTAAAAAAATTATTAGATTATCAATTTTTGAAATTTTAGTTGGTTGTTTTACGGGAACTTGACTCCTCTTCCACAGATAAAACAATTTTTTTAAAGTAGATGTGATGTTTTGCACAGAATATGATTAAATCTATTTGAATAATTTAAAATTATAGGCATCCTAGATGTAAAAAGGAGATCTTTTCATAAATGTCATTAAAATTAGACGGTAAAAAATTATCCCTTGAAATTGAGGAGAGATTAAATGAATATATTTCTAGTAATAAAGAAATTGCAAAAAGAGCTCCTGGTTTAGCTGTGATAAGAATAGGTGAAGACCCAGCAAGTGGTGTTTACGTTAATAATAAGGAAAAAGCATGTTCAAGGGTAGGAATAAAAAGCTTCATATTTCATCTAAAAGATAATATAGAGCAAAAAGAAGTTGAACAATTAATAAACAAACTAAACTTAGACAAGAATATAGATGGAATGTTGCTACAACTTCCCATCCCAAAGAAGTTTGATGAGCAAAAACTAATCAGCCATATTAATCCAAGCAAAGATGTAGATGGATTAAATGAGATAAACATCGGGAAATTAGTGAAAAATGAGCCTGCGATGAGATCATGTACACCAGCAGGAATTATTAATTTATTAAGATCCCAAAATATTAAAATTGAAGGCAAGAAAATTGTTGTTGTAGGAAGAAGTTTGCTTGTTGGGAAACCCCTATCGCTTATGTTGTTGAATCTAAATGGCACGGTAACAATGACTCATTCAAAAACATTAAATTTGAATAAAGTCTGTAGAGAAGCCGACATACTAATTGCGGCTGCAGGAAAACCCAATCTCATAGATTCTAGTTTTGTGAAAGAAGGAGCAATAATAATTGATGTTGGAATACATAGATTAAAAAGTTCCAATAAAAATCAAACCAGATTATGTGGCGATGTATTATTAGAAGATGTCATTTCTAAAGTATTTGCATACACACCTGTACCAGGAGGCGTTGGACCAATGACCGTAACAATGTTACTTGTGAATACTATTTTTAGCTGGCAAAAACAATTTGGTTTATCATCAAATCTTAATGATCTTTTGCCATAAACTCCAAGATGAAAAATTTTTTACTAAAAGGATAAAATGACTAAAGTAATAAATAGCTATGATTTTGAAAAATATCTTAAACAAACAAAAAAGGTTATAGAAGAAGCACTTGATTTTTCCTTGGGCCCTGAGAATCCAGAAATATTAAGAGAATCAATGAGATATTCCCTTTTGGCTGGAGGAAAAAGGATACGTCCAATTTTATGTTTAGCATCTTGCTCACTGGCTGGAGGGGAGCCCTCTCTTGCTGTTCCTACTGCAGTAGCGATAGAAATGATTCATACAATGTCCTTGATACATGATGATCTTCCCGCGATGGATAATGATGACTTAAGGAGAGGAAGACCAACGAATCATAAAGTATATGGGGATGCAGTAGCTATTCTTGCAGGCGATGCTTTATTAACTAGGGCCTTTGAAATGGTCTCTTTAAGAAGCCCTGGAGTAGATCCAAATAGATTATTAAATGTAATTGGCGAATTATCCTTAGTCGCAGGCGCACCAGGCCTAGTCGGGGGACAAGTTGTTGATTTAGAATGCGAAGGCAAAGAAGTCGACCTTGATACTCTCGAATATATTCATCTTCATAAGACTGGGGCTTTATTGAAGGCTTGTGTAAGAACAGGCGCGATGATCGCAGGCGCTAACGAAAAACTTTTACAAGCTCTTACAACATATGCAGAGGGAATTGGTTTGGCCTTCCAAATAATTGATGATATTCTTGATTTAACTTCAAGTAGTGAAAAGCTTGGTAAAACTGCTGGTAAAGATCTTTTAGCCGACAAAACTACTTACCCTAAATTACTTGGTATGGAGGAGTCAAAGAAAAGAGCATTTGATTTAGTTGAAAAAGCAAAAAAAGCAATTGAACCTTGGGGGGCAGATGCAAATCATTTAATATCATTAGCCGACTTTATTACAAACAGAGATAGATAAATAGTTTTAGTTCATGGCTGAGTTTTTTACCTTTTTTAATAATTCAGTTCTTTTCTGGAGCTTATTATCATGTTTACTAGCTCAATTTTTTAAAATTGTATTCAATTTCTTTTCAACTGGAAAGATCAGGTTTGGAATAATGTTCGAGACTGGTGGTATGCCTTCAAGCCATTCGGCCTTAATAACTGGTGCTGCATCTGGTGTAGGTTATGAATTGGGATTTGATAGCTCAATATTTGCATTATCAGTTGCTGTAGCACTAATAGTTATGTATGACGCTAGTGGTGTTCGAAAATCAGCTGGTATTCAAGCTGTAGAAATCAATAAACTATCAAAAAAACTAGACCCTAAATCTGAATTACTTTTAAAAGAAAACTTGGGCCATACAAAAATTGAAGTCATAGTGGGAAGTTTTTTAGGACCATTAATTACTTTGCCTGGTATGTTTTTTTTAGGTTCACCTCTAAAAATATTTGATTTGATAATAAATTAAGAACCCTTTTAAAAACTAATTTGGGTTGCATCTATAAAGTTTTTTGCGACTTTTGGAGAACTTGGCAAATGTAAGTGAATCCAACTTGCATGCAATTTTTGATCAAAAAAACCTTCATTTTTATATTCAGTTTCCCAAGATTTAATTTTCCATGGGGAAGAAAGTTTCATATGATGCTCAGCTTTTCTTAAATCAAGTTCAGATAAATTATTTTCAATTTCCCAATAATGAAATTCATGTCCTCTAATTAATTGATTTTGTCTAATGATCGGAGTGTCTTTTAGACCTTCAATATATCTATAACCTACTGTGAGCTTACTTTTTTTTGATCTAAAAGGAAGGATCCCACTCATTTTATGATTATTACCACTTTCATCTTTTATAAAGTCTCCTAAAATCATCATCCCTCCGCACTCAGCATATATAAATCCATTTTCGCGGAATTTCCTTAACGAATTTAAGCTTTTTTTAGAGTTACTTATATGCTCAGCATATTTTTCAGGGAACCCCCCAGGAATAATTAAAGAAGAAGCCTCGTTGGGTATCTCTTCATCATCATAAATACTCCATGAAATCAATGGAATACCTACGTCACTCAAAAACTCCTTAGTTTCGGGGTATTGAAAATGAAAGATTTTATCTTCTGCAATTGCAATAGGTTTACTTTTTTCAATTTTAAAGTCTTCAAAACTAGCAGAATTAAAAATTTTCTTTTGAGGAGATTTCAGGAATTTAATAAGAGAAAATAAATCAAGATTTCTTTCCGCATAATTAGCAAAATATTCAATATCAATTTGTTTCCCATTATCCAATGGAGAAATTAAACCTAAATTAGATTTGTTTAAAGTTATTTTTGAATCGGACGGCAAAAAACCAAGAATTTCGATATCTTCATTTTTAAAAACTTCTTCAATTAATTTTTTATGTCTATCAGAATTAACGTTATTGAAAATAATCCCTGCTATTGACAATTCACTATCAAAATCTTTAAAACCTCTAACAGTCGCTAAAAGAGAAGCTACTTGACCTCTAGCATTAACAATAAAAATTACTGGAGCATTGAGAAGTTTAGATATATTTGCTGTGCTTGAATAGGTTGTTGCTCCTAACCCATCAAATAGACCCATTGCTCCTTCAATTAATGAGAATTCATATTTCAAAGAATGTTTAAAAAAACTTTCTTGAACCCATTCCTCACCATTTAAAAAAATATCTAAATTTCTACAAATAGGTTGGCCAATGGAGCTAAGTTGTTGTTGATCAAGATAATCTGGGCCAACCTTGAAAGTTTGTATCTTTATACCTTTTGAAAACGCCCAACAAGATATCAAAAGGGATAATGTAGTTTTCCCACTATCAGTTGAAGGAGAAGATATTACACAAGGCATTTATTAGTTTTTAAAACCATTAAATATTTGAAGAGCTATTTTAATAGAATTTTCAAAAAGAGGGCTTGTATTACCTCTACTACTACCCAATAATTTACTAACGTCATACTCTGATGAAGAAAAAGAATTTGGAACAACTTGCTCTATTAATTCCATATTAGCCATTCCCCCTGCTTCAAGTCTCATACATTCCACTGATTCACAGCCAAGTATTACACAAGTGTTATTTTTTTGAACCTCACTAATTCTTGAAATCAACCTCAATCCAATCACTTGTCCTGAATGAATACTTGGATTCCCCAAAGATAAAGGATTAATTGACGCAGAAATTATTTCGCCATTAATTCTTTCAAACTCTATTTTTGTTGATTCTGTACCCCTTTCAACTCTTAGAAAAGACCAACCAAGTTTATCGCTAATCCATGAGATCAAAAACAAAGCTTGAATCATATGATCCCCTGCGATATCAATATCAACATCAGTAATATGATCTAATATTGGTCTTCTCGAAGGCGGATCAAAAATCATTGCCAATGATTCCCTCCAATTTTTCAACCTAACCCAATTTAAATCATTAATAGCTTTGTCTGAATTATTTAATTGATCTAAAACTTTTAAACATCTGTATGGTGATCCAAGAGCAGTATCAATTATTAACCTTAGACCATAATTAGTAAAATATTCGAAGATTTCAGGTGATTCATCCAAGCTTCCATTCCACCACAACCATGAAGGTAATTCCTCAATAGATAATTCATCAATTATTTTTAATCCTTTATTGGATATTGAGGCTGAGTCTCCCCTAATAACGACTAAATCCCCACAGATAGGTTGCATAGCTGGAGTATCACTTAATGGACAGTAAGCGGATACAAAAGTTTTGATATCTGAATTTTTATTTAACGTTGGCGCTAGAGTTATTAATCTTCTTGGATTCAATGTACTTATTGATGATTCAAAAAATTGTCCTCTAAAGTCTTCAAAGTCTTTATTAGATAAATTTTCCTTCAATAAATTCAATAATTCTTCACTATTAAGGGATGTAGAGATTGGGAGTCCCTCATCTAATATGAACTTTTTAGCAACTTCAATTATCTCAGGACTTAAATTTCCAGTAATTGGTCCATTTAATAATCCTTTTTGAACCAAACATTGTTCTAGCCAAGCAGGCTGCCAGATCATTAGTGTAAAAGTATTAGCGCCAGTATTATCACTATCTTCTGAAACCCATAATTTATTAAGGTAATTAGAAATCTCCTCATAAGGCAGCTCTAGCGGGGTTTGGAGTGTAAGTTGAGGTTTCATTTTTAAGGTCTACGCCAGAAAATATTATCTTTTGAGAGTAATTGATCAGATTCAGGAGGTCCCCACGTCATGGATTCATAATTATAAATAGGTAACTTCCAAGGAGAATTATCCATCAATTCTATTAATGGGGTATAAAGTTTCCAGGCTGCCTCTACTTCATCGCTTCGAGTAAATAAAGTTGGGTCAGAAAGCATTGCATCCGCTAATAATCTTACATAGCCTTCATCTGATGGTTCTCCAAATGATTCATCATAAGAAAATTCCATTTCAACAGGTCTTGATTTCATTCCAGAACCTGGAGATTTTACCTCAAACTTGAAAGTCGCCCCTTCATTTGGCTGAATTCTAAGGATAAGTTGATTTGGGGCAGGATTTATTATTGTTGATTCAAATAAATGAACAGGAACGTCTTTAAAAGTCAAGACTATTTCTCCAAGTCTTTTAGGCAGTCTTTTACCTGTTCTCAAATAAAATGGAACACCTTGCCAACGCCAGTTATCAACGAAAACTTTTGTCGCGATATAAGTTTCTGTTGTGCTATTGGAATTAACACCATCTTCCTGCCTATATCCTTTCAGTTGATTTGAAATATTCCCTCCCTCTCCATATTGACCTCTTATGCAACAATTCCACGGTTCATTTTCGTCAGCAAGTTTTGAAGCTTGAAGAACCTTAGCTTTTTCATTTCTTATTGCTTCTGGCTCAAACTTCCCAGGAGGTTCCATAGCAGTAACAGCAAGCATTTGTGTCATATGGTTTTGAAGCATATCCCTTAAAGCACCTGAGCTTTCGTAATAACCTGCCCTATCTTCAACACCCACTGTTTCAGATGAAGTAATTTGAACACTTGATATATAATTTCTGTTCCAAATTGGTTCAAAAATAGTGTTAGCAAACCTCAAAACAAGAATATTTTGAACTGTCTCTTTACCTAAATAATGATCGATCCTATAAATCTGATTTTCTTCAGCACAACTTTGGACGATTTTATTCAATTTTTTTGCACTTGAATAATCTCTTCCAAAAGGTTTTTCAATCACTAAACGACTTTTCTTGGGGTCATCTAAAAGGCCAGCTTCTTTAAGAGCTTTACATCCACTTGCATAGAAATTCGGAGATACTGATAAATAAAATGTTCTATTACCATGAGTAGCTTGTTTTTTATCAATTTCATTTAATCTTTTAGAAAGCCTTACGACATGATCACTTTGTTGTAAGTCAACAGGTTCATAGAAAAGGTAATTAGAAAATTGTTCCCACTCCGTTTCTTTACCAGATATTTTATTTGATAGCTTTACTTTCATCTTTTCTCTAAACTCATTATCAGTCCAAGGTCTTCTCGCACAACCAACTATTCCAAATTCACTAGGAATTCTTCTTTGTAAATAGAGTTCAAATAAGGCTGGTATTAATTTTCTATGAGTAAGGTCTCCACTAGCACCAAATATTACCAAGCATTGTGGAGATATGACTCTTTCCTGCCGTAAGCCTAATCTTAGAGGATTACTTAAAGTTGAAGGCATATTTTTATTATTCTTTATTTAAAATCCTCTTTTTTTCAAATATTAGCTACATATTGTGTCTAAACCAAAAAGTATTTAGAAGGTTAAACTTAAATCTAAATATCAAAGTTTAGTAAGTTTCTACGTGCCATCTCCCTGCTTTTTTTAGTTGAGGTCTTAGTTCTGACCAGTTCAAGCCTTTTTCTTCTGCTGCCTTAGTCATTGCTTCATCTATTCCAGGTTCCATACCCTTTAATCCACAAAGATATATGTGTGTCTTTTCATCTTCAATCATGTTGAAAAGTTCATTGGCTGACTCTAAAACTCTGTCCTGAATGTACATTCTTCCACCTTTTGTATTTTGCTGCTCGCGACTAATAGCTTTTGTATATTTGAAATTATCAGGATAATCAGAAAGGTATCTTTGAAGATCTTCCTCGTATAACAAATTAGCTGATTTTGGAGCACCCATAAATAACCAAGCTTTACCTTTGAAATTCCATTTATTTTTTTCTTTTTCAGTTGGTTCGAACATTCTTCTTAAATAAGCCCTCATTGGTGCTATTCCAGTTCCTGTGGCCAACATAACAATGTTCGCATCCTCTTCCTCAGGGAGAAGCATTTCTTTACCTACAGGACCTGTTATTTTTACTTTATCTCCTGGCTTAATATCACATAAGTAAGTAGAGCAGACACCATTAATGGTTTCACCATCTTTTTCATATTGAAGCTGTCTTACACAAAGAGAAACTGTATTTCCATTAAAGTCATCTCCGTGTCTAGTACTAGCTATTGAATAAAGTCTTAATTTGTGAGGTTTTCCATTAGCATCTTCACCGGCAGGCATAATACCAATACTTTGGCCTTCTACATAATTTAAAAATGGATCACTATCTTTAAGGTCGAAAGTTATATGATTAACTCTACCAATTGCTCCTTCTTTGAGAAGGCTATAGTTTTCAATGACGGTTCCCTCGTAGGGTGTCTTAGGACGATAAATATTTACTGGTACATCTGCATGTTTTTTCTTAACTACTTTTGGAGCCTCTGTTTTTGGAGCTTCAGTTTCTGAAACGATGGCTTTTTTAGGTTCCACAGCTTTTACCTCAGGTTTTTTTGTTTTGGCTTCTTCAACAAATTTTAAAGCTCTTTTATTGAAAGTTGTGAGTATAAAATAAAAAACAGCTATTACTACTGGTATATGAGCTAATCCGCCTGCGATTACTTTTGCTTGTGAATACATTTTAAAGATTTCTTTTATAAAAGATTATCAACTTGTAGTTTAATTTGTAGTGTATTCACAAAAATGGTTACGTTTTGAGATCGGAATAAATAAAAGAAATTATTTTTATTTTTCAGTATTTGTTGTTTTTATCAGTATAGTTACACAGAAATAATTTTTTATTTGGTTAAAAAATTCATTTATGAATAATTCTCAAGAATCAGAAGATCATTCTAAAAACAATGATTACCAGACAATTGAGCAAACGATGGAAAAGCTTTCTGGAGGAACGAGAAGACTTGCAGCTCA includes the following:
- a CDS encoding HDIG domain-containing metalloprotein; this translates as MQNITSTLKKLFYLWKRSQVPVKQPTKISKIDNLIIFLICILISITSSYKLLLTSPLNISNIFSWILTFTEAFVGSWILILVSKKENPTLSSRQIILIVTLLLAVQVSKLALAATISPLSLIIPPALIISQGMGSITALVWVSIASISWPEPEVSFNNNLFFILLVCASVVSLLGGRIRSRAQLLQLSIFVPIGALFSQWIFIGKDKISFIEKQEFVFANDNIFSDSLLLAIVMLFTILFIPIFESIFGLLTKARLLELADKEKPLIRRLSLEAPGTFEHTLLICGLAEEATRMIGGDIDLIKTGALYHDVGKLHAPSWFIENQDGSKNPHDEIDDPIKSAEVLQAHVDEGLKYARKNRLPKLIANFIPEHQGTLKMGYFFQKAKEKNLVINENYFRYKGPIPQSKETAILMLADGCEAALRAMNINASDKEALETISKIIFSRQIDGQLDNSNLSKGEIFLIKRSFLNVWKRIRHRRIQYPTSKNNTFS
- a CDS encoding glycoside hydrolase family 57 protein, which gives rise to MNGRYPPKNVLGQLAIVLHAHLPYVRKNEINSLEEDWLFQAILECYIPLLQSIESSKKENPENTKLTISLSPTLLSLLNNIQIQETFPSWIKTRNDFLNELPLKEKNASAFLIKNLNDKYLYWENCSGNLIEKFKVLNNSGNLDILTCAATHGYLPILRENPETIKGQINTAIRSHENIFETKPLGIWLPECAYYEGLDEILFNSGIRYTILDGHGILNSTPRPRYGVYAPICSKKGVAFFGRDSESTLPVWSAKEGFPGDKVYREFHKDLGWELPLSKLQKKGISTKRPLGLKFHKITDENISLGEKEFYLENEAKNKAAEHADAYLLARSKQLEKLTLSSSFKPLLVAPFDAELFGHWWYEGPFFIENILKNSNKYSIKLTNLKEFLIQKPNLQICDPSPSSWGQGGYHNYWINDANAWIVPEITKAGSTFVDLCLENFNNDLSLRLFNQAARELLLSESSDWSFILRAGTTTELAKERIERHLFRFWKLVEMIKNHSNINFKFLEDIEEEDNVFPNINIDDWRK
- the folD gene encoding bifunctional methylenetetrahydrofolate dehydrogenase/methenyltetrahydrofolate cyclohydrolase FolD, whose product is MSLKLDGKKLSLEIEERLNEYISSNKEIAKRAPGLAVIRIGEDPASGVYVNNKEKACSRVGIKSFIFHLKDNIEQKEVEQLINKLNLDKNIDGMLLQLPIPKKFDEQKLISHINPSKDVDGLNEINIGKLVKNEPAMRSCTPAGIINLLRSQNIKIEGKKIVVVGRSLLVGKPLSLMLLNLNGTVTMTHSKTLNLNKVCREADILIAAAGKPNLIDSSFVKEGAIIIDVGIHRLKSSNKNQTRLCGDVLLEDVISKVFAYTPVPGGVGPMTVTMLLVNTIFSWQKQFGLSSNLNDLLP
- the crtE gene encoding geranylgeranyl diphosphate synthase CrtE is translated as MTKVINSYDFEKYLKQTKKVIEEALDFSLGPENPEILRESMRYSLLAGGKRIRPILCLASCSLAGGEPSLAVPTAVAIEMIHTMSLIHDDLPAMDNDDLRRGRPTNHKVYGDAVAILAGDALLTRAFEMVSLRSPGVDPNRLLNVIGELSLVAGAPGLVGGQVVDLECEGKEVDLDTLEYIHLHKTGALLKACVRTGAMIAGANEKLLQALTTYAEGIGLAFQIIDDILDLTSSSEKLGKTAGKDLLADKTTYPKLLGMEESKKRAFDLVEKAKKAIEPWGADANHLISLADFITNRDR
- a CDS encoding 2-isopropylmalate synthase, giving the protein MSKNPGRILIFDTTLRDGEQSPGASLNLEEKLAIAHQLARLGVDVIEAGFPFASPGDFKAVNKIASAVGKEHGPTICGLARASKGDIKACYEAVSPAPKKRIHTFIATSDIHLKHKLKKSRKDVLQIVPEMVNYAKSLVDDIEFSCEDASRSDPDFLYEVIQLAISAGATTINIPDTVGFTTPSEFGNLIADINKNVPNIDEAVISVHGHNDLGLAVANFLEAVKNGARQLECTINGIGERAGNASLEELVMALHVRKSFFNSFFKRNPDSPTPLTAIRTEEITKTSRLVSNLTGMTVQPNKAIVGANAFAHESGIHQDGVLKNRLTYEIIDAKTVGLSDNKISLGKLSGRSAVRARLEEMGYDLSREDLNDAFARFKDLADRKREITDRDLEAIVSEQVQLPEAKFQLSLVQVSCGNASKPTATISLLNTEDNTEDTAVSIGTGPVDAVCEALNKLAKVPNELIEFSVKSVTEGIDALGEVTIRIRRDNKIYSGHSADTDVVVAAANAYINALNRLVFSEKKNSIHPQFDNLENSNNTYISNPAN